Proteins encoded by one window of Candidatus Aminicenantes bacterium:
- a CDS encoding cytosolic protein encodes MECKKERNLEKCNCTYDPCSRKGVCCDCITYHLRMRELPACAFPADAERTFDRSFEHFARLVSQDKF; translated from the coding sequence ATGGAATGCAAAAAAGAACGAAACCTGGAAAAATGCAATTGTACGTATGATCCCTGCTCCCGCAAAGGTGTGTGCTGCGATTGCATCACCTACCACCTGCGCATGCGTGAACTGCCGGCCTGCGCGTTTCCCGCGGATGCCGAACGCACTTTTGACCGCTCTTTCGAGCACTTCGCCCGCCTGGTCAGCCAGGACAAATTCTAA
- a CDS encoding DUF998 domain-containing protein, with the protein MDKRTMLNLGFAVPGVFWATLLISGRFYPGYNSARNLVSELGALDAPTRWIFNPGMLICAVLSVVFVLGLVRAARQAELSTLPAWLLLVHGVSLAGAALFPLPLPMHGQAGMLAMLLPLSPLLALMLWRPAGNGRLKLTAVTSLVLIGLGFSVLFPDFLPELAGLKQRVAHLGWTVWFAGLGAVISRK; encoded by the coding sequence ATGGACAAAAGAACCATGCTGAACCTGGGGTTCGCGGTACCCGGGGTGTTCTGGGCCACGCTGCTGATCAGCGGCCGCTTCTATCCGGGCTACAACTCCGCCCGCAACCTGGTGAGCGAGCTGGGCGCCCTGGACGCGCCCACGCGCTGGATATTCAACCCGGGCATGCTGATCTGTGCCGTTCTGAGCGTGGTTTTCGTGCTGGGGCTGGTGCGGGCTGCCCGGCAGGCGGAGCTGTCTACCCTGCCCGCCTGGCTGCTGTTGGTTCACGGCGTGTCCTTGGCCGGGGCGGCCCTGTTTCCCCTGCCGCTGCCCATGCACGGTCAAGCCGGCATGTTGGCGATGCTGCTGCCCCTCTCTCCCCTGTTGGCATTGATGCTGTGGCGTCCTGCCGGCAACGGCCGCCTCAAGCTGACCGCCGTCACTTCCCTGGTGTTGATCGGCCTGGGATTTTCGGTACTCTTTCCCGATTTCCTGCCCGAGCTGGCGGGCCTCAAGCAACGGGTCGCCCACCTGGGCTGGACCGTGTGGTTTGCCGGATTGGGAGCCGTCATCAGTAGAAAGTGA
- a CDS encoding class A beta-lactamase-related serine hydrolase produces MRPILGILCLAVLLPCASVAADNDTKEKAAVESLLSVWVDGDAKSPGIVAVLVDKEGARFYAHGCTQKEGLLVTADTHFEIGSLTKVFTALLMCRMQDVGVIGTDATVQTYLPADVVLPRPHEEPVTLLHLAIHSSGLPRMPYNFMPADHLNPYAAYTAENLNEFLKIFEPINAPGTTYAYSNAGFGLLGLLLERVGGKNYQALLDHYVLGPLEMKHTRMQLTEAEINSMAKPHDDKGIPVPVWDFKSLYAAGALKSNARDLARFLACQLGTLPHDMGKTFQRMIRPVLPLEKGKDANFMAVGWHILNFGDGLDCVAHDGGTGGTRSILLFNPEQSWGVAVLANSTHNCTPVALDIIRAVWLKKVDEKM; encoded by the coding sequence ATGAGACCGATTTTGGGGATTCTTTGCTTAGCTGTTTTGCTTCCGTGCGCAAGCGTGGCGGCGGATAACGACACAAAAGAAAAAGCAGCGGTCGAGAGCCTGCTGTCGGTATGGGTGGACGGGGACGCCAAAAGCCCAGGCATCGTTGCGGTCCTGGTTGACAAGGAGGGCGCGCGCTTTTACGCGCACGGGTGCACGCAAAAAGAAGGCCTGCTCGTCACCGCGGATACCCATTTTGAAATCGGTTCGTTGACCAAGGTGTTTACCGCTTTGCTGATGTGCCGCATGCAGGATGTGGGCGTGATCGGTACTGACGCAACAGTGCAGACCTACCTGCCCGCGGACGTGGTATTGCCCCGGCCCCACGAAGAGCCGGTCACCCTGCTGCACCTGGCCATCCATTCATCGGGATTGCCGCGCATGCCCTACAACTTCATGCCCGCCGACCATCTCAATCCTTATGCCGCATATACGGCGGAAAACCTGAATGAATTCCTCAAGATCTTTGAACCGATCAATGCCCCGGGAACCACTTACGCCTATTCGAACGCCGGGTTCGGCCTGTTGGGCCTGCTCCTGGAGCGGGTCGGCGGGAAAAATTACCAGGCCCTGCTGGACCACTACGTGTTGGGCCCATTGGAAATGAAACACACCCGCATGCAGCTCACCGAAGCGGAAATAAACAGCATGGCCAAACCCCACGACGACAAAGGCATTCCCGTCCCGGTATGGGATTTCAAATCCCTGTATGCGGCGGGCGCCCTCAAATCCAACGCCCGTGACCTGGCCCGTTTTCTCGCCTGCCAGTTGGGAACATTACCCCATGATATGGGAAAAACCTTCCAGCGCATGATCCGGCCGGTGCTGCCGCTGGAAAAAGGCAAAGATGCCAACTTCATGGCGGTGGGCTGGCACATCCTGAATTTCGGCGACGGCCTGGATTGCGTGGCCCACGATGGCGGAACCGGGGGCACCCGCAGTATCCTGCTCTTCAATCCCGAACAGAGCTGGGGCGTGGCTGTACTGGCCAACTCCACCCACAACTGCACGCCCGTAGCCCTGGATATCATTCGTGCTGTGTGGCTCAAGAAAGTTGACGAGAAGATGTAG